Genomic segment of Alcanivorax borkumensis SK2:
TTCCAGGCCAGCCGCTTCACCTGCCAAACACCCAACGCCACAAACCCAACGAAGGCCACCGCGGTTAACAGCAGAAAAAGGAAAGAATGAATACGCCGGCGAGCCATGGTCATGCCTCTTCAAACGTGGAGGGGAGAAAAAGGCGGAGACCGGCAACGCCGATCTCCGCCCTACGCATGAGTGCGTGTGAGGTGTTGCGACCGGGGCGTGCATGCCCCCTTGCTTGCTCAGCGTGGTCGGAAGTGCCTATTGCGCCCTCGGGTCAGCATGCCTGAGCATGCAAGGGGGAATGCAGAGACGCCCCCTCCATCATCCCGGGCATCATGTTTACATTCAGGTTATGCATTACCCACAGTGAACCGGCCAAGGTAATAAATACCAGAATCAACGTAAACATCAGCGCCAGCATGTTCCAGCCCCCTTCCGAATGGAAGTTCATGTGCAGGAAGAACACCATATGCACCACAATCTGCACTAAC
This window contains:
- the cyoD gene encoding cytochrome o ubiquinol oxidase subunit IV, with product MSEHTHDHDHNDADIPHVSLKEYATGFVLAVILTVIPFWLVMGGVFESSATTVMVILGFALVQIVVHMVFFLHMNFHSEGGWNMLALMFTLILVFITLAGSLWVMHNLNVNMMPGMMEGASLHSPLHAQAC